From Anaerohalosphaera lusitana, one genomic window encodes:
- a CDS encoding class I SAM-dependent methyltransferase yields MVHKEWHEDDSFWETFQPVLFGEKVMSRSASEIDKITSLLDLNGSGQILDLCCGVGRHSLELARRGFSVTGVDRTEKYLDEARACAEDENLAVDFLNHDARTFAKPETYDIAMIMDRSFGYFDNAEDDRQVIENVHASLRPDGKFIIELTGKESFACFFQQRDWYEEDGAILLSERQAVDDWSAMNCRWILLRNGYRCEKNFQIRLYSAYELTELLKSSGFKNVRTYADLDGKTYHPTAKRLIAVATK; encoded by the coding sequence ATGGTTCACAAAGAATGGCACGAAGACGACAGTTTCTGGGAAACCTTCCAACCCGTACTGTTCGGCGAAAAGGTAATGTCCCGCTCCGCCTCCGAGATCGACAAGATCACATCACTGCTCGATCTCAACGGATCCGGACAGATCCTCGACCTCTGCTGCGGCGTGGGCCGTCACAGCCTCGAACTCGCCCGCCGCGGCTTCTCCGTCACAGGCGTCGACCGCACCGAAAAATATCTCGACGAAGCACGCGCCTGCGCCGAAGACGAAAACCTCGCCGTCGACTTCCTCAACCACGACGCCCGCACCTTCGCCAAACCCGAAACTTACGACATCGCCATGATCATGGACCGCTCCTTCGGCTACTTCGACAACGCCGAAGACGACCGCCAGGTCATCGAAAACGTCCACGCCTCCCTCCGTCCTGACGGCAAATTCATCATCGAACTCACCGGCAAGGAATCCTTCGCCTGCTTCTTCCAGCAGCGCGACTGGTACGAAGAAGACGGCGCCATCCTCCTCTCCGAACGCCAGGCCGTCGACGACTGGTCCGCCATGAACTGCCGCTGGATACTCCTCCGCAACGGCTACCGCTGCGAAAAAAACTTCCAGATCCGCCTGTACTCCGCCTACGAACTGACCGAACTGCTTAAATCCTCCGGCTTCAAAAACGTCCGCACCTACGCCGACCTCGACGGCAAAACCTACCACCCAACCGCAAAACGCCTCATAGCCGTCGCAACAAAATAA
- a CDS encoding AraC family transcriptional regulator yields the protein MTDPGGNVRKKFEEEQCHSDRMQQLGWARFARPVCDRENLPRHVHSDAFEICCIASGNVEWWVEGQIYNVKAGDLFITFPGESHGGLNDIMNPCELYWAQIQLNDNAGIGGLTAEDLKALKRELIDAQCRVFTGSDKIEQAFASLIAEHEKPDQFARAKVETNLAQLLIEVARACQAGQRNQISPTIQKACNTINAAFDQPIRMEDIALELDISLTAFYRQFAEQLHEKPTEYLNRLRIEHAKDLLKQTDHTITQIAHASGYSSSQYFATIFKRSTGLSPRDYRKSLKD from the coding sequence ATGACAGATCCCGGTGGAAATGTTAGAAAAAAATTCGAGGAAGAACAGTGCCACTCCGACCGTATGCAGCAGTTGGGCTGGGCGAGATTCGCTCGTCCCGTATGTGACCGCGAAAATCTGCCCAGGCACGTTCATTCCGATGCATTTGAGATATGCTGCATCGCATCAGGAAATGTTGAATGGTGGGTTGAAGGCCAAATATACAACGTAAAAGCTGGCGACCTGTTCATCACGTTCCCAGGAGAGTCTCACGGCGGCCTCAACGACATCATGAATCCCTGCGAACTTTACTGGGCACAGATACAACTGAATGATAATGCCGGCATTGGCGGCCTGACCGCAGAAGATCTAAAGGCTTTAAAACGAGAGCTCATTGATGCACAGTGCCGCGTCTTCACCGGCAGCGACAAGATCGAACAAGCATTCGCTTCCCTGATCGCAGAACACGAAAAACCCGACCAATTTGCCCGGGCCAAAGTCGAAACTAATCTTGCCCAACTCCTTATCGAAGTTGCAAGAGCATGCCAGGCAGGGCAGAGAAACCAGATATCACCGACAATCCAAAAGGCATGCAACACGATCAATGCCGCCTTCGACCAACCTATTCGTATGGAAGACATCGCACTCGAACTAGACATTAGCCTCACCGCTTTCTACAGACAGTTCGCAGAGCAATTGCACGAAAAACCCACTGAATACCTTAACCGACTGCGGATCGAACATGCAAAGGACTTGCTTAAACAGACTGACCATACCATCACACAGATAGCGCACGCCTCCGGATACTCATCCAGCCAGTACTTCGCGACCATATTCAAACGCTCAACAGGTTTGTCCCCGCGGGATTACCGAAAAAGTCTCAAAGACTAA
- a CDS encoding beta-N-acetylhexosaminidase: MFKAKSVTRTIIAFVILVSMLSFAGAGEFELIPVPRQIERAECEFVLSKETTIIAGGKAREAARHLQSMIAEECDLTMSIADAKTGPSFINLAVDESLELDESGYVLEVAPEGVTVRARDCGGLFYGAVTLGQMVSAGSQEDGTISVPAVRIRDWPRFEWRGLMLDCSRTFQSLDYLRKTIDRMAFYKMNVLHLHLTDDQGWRLEIEKYPELTQKGARFPDKYDEPASHDGFYTQEEMKGLVSYAAERNVTIVPEIEMPGHSLAALACYPELSCTGGSFEIFPFFKGPNITRDIYCAGNEETFAFLKDVLDEVIAIFPSEYIHIGGDEAPKARWEECPKCQERIAEEGLQNEHELQSYFIERIEEYVNSKGRKIIGWDEILEGGLAPNAAVMSWRGIKGGIAAAKAGNKVVMSPTSHCYFDYSYAATDTAEAYSFEPVPASLASEQKDMIMGLQANFWSHIDREPEKVDRQLFPRLLAIAERGWSDESIRDTEDFLGRVKLNLPMLEKFGINYRVPMVTIGKWRPETVSQEYGPLTFDISKHIDSAGIYKVQLQYTRGACRLGMRSVELLCNSKVAARDDHRGEAGARHIDNTYELELDEYDSEADYELRITARSEGGGESYGNVYLFAN; the protein is encoded by the coding sequence ATGTTCAAGGCAAAATCAGTAACCCGGACGATAATCGCATTTGTCATTTTGGTATCCATGTTGAGTTTTGCCGGCGCCGGCGAGTTCGAGCTTATACCGGTTCCTCGACAGATCGAACGGGCAGAGTGTGAATTTGTGCTTTCGAAGGAGACAACGATCATAGCGGGAGGAAAAGCTCGGGAAGCAGCGCGGCACTTGCAATCGATGATAGCAGAGGAATGCGATCTGACGATGAGTATTGCTGATGCGAAGACGGGTCCGTCATTTATCAATCTTGCAGTTGATGAGTCCCTGGAGCTTGATGAGTCCGGTTACGTGCTCGAAGTCGCTCCGGAGGGGGTCACAGTCCGTGCGCGAGATTGCGGAGGGCTTTTTTACGGGGCCGTGACTCTGGGTCAAATGGTGTCGGCGGGTTCGCAGGAAGATGGAACTATCTCGGTGCCTGCAGTGCGGATACGGGATTGGCCGCGTTTTGAGTGGCGGGGACTGATGCTGGACTGCAGCCGAACATTTCAGTCGCTTGACTATTTACGCAAGACTATAGACCGGATGGCGTTCTATAAGATGAATGTGCTTCATTTGCACCTGACGGATGATCAGGGCTGGCGGCTGGAGATCGAGAAGTATCCTGAGCTGACGCAGAAAGGTGCGAGGTTTCCGGATAAGTATGATGAGCCGGCATCGCATGATGGGTTTTATACGCAGGAGGAGATGAAGGGGCTGGTCTCTTATGCGGCTGAGCGGAACGTCACTATCGTGCCGGAGATCGAGATGCCGGGGCATTCGCTGGCAGCGTTGGCGTGCTATCCGGAACTGTCATGCACAGGCGGGTCTTTCGAGATATTTCCGTTTTTCAAGGGTCCGAATATCACACGGGATATTTATTGCGCGGGAAATGAAGAGACGTTCGCGTTTCTTAAGGACGTACTGGACGAAGTAATCGCGATATTCCCCTCGGAGTATATTCACATCGGCGGAGACGAGGCGCCGAAGGCGCGGTGGGAAGAATGTCCGAAGTGTCAGGAACGCATTGCTGAAGAAGGTTTGCAGAACGAACACGAACTGCAGAGCTATTTCATCGAGCGGATCGAGGAATATGTCAACAGCAAGGGCAGGAAGATCATCGGTTGGGATGAGATACTCGAAGGCGGGCTGGCGCCCAATGCGGCGGTAATGAGCTGGCGGGGTATTAAGGGAGGGATTGCGGCTGCAAAAGCTGGCAATAAGGTTGTCATGTCGCCAACAAGTCACTGCTATTTCGATTATTCGTATGCGGCGACCGACACGGCAGAGGCGTATTCGTTCGAACCGGTACCTGCCTCGCTTGCGTCAGAGCAGAAGGATATGATCATGGGGCTGCAGGCGAATTTCTGGTCGCATATTGACCGTGAACCGGAGAAGGTTGACAGACAGCTATTTCCGCGTCTGCTGGCGATTGCGGAGCGAGGCTGGTCGGATGAATCGATCCGGGACACGGAAGATTTTCTAGGACGTGTGAAACTGAATCTGCCAATGCTTGAAAAGTTCGGTATTAATTACAGGGTGCCGATGGTGACGATCGGCAAGTGGAGGCCGGAGACAGTTTCGCAGGAATACGGTCCGCTGACCTTCGACATTTCCAAACATATAGACAGCGCGGGCATTTATAAAGTGCAGCTACAGTACACGCGGGGTGCGTGTCGGCTGGGTATGAGGTCGGTCGAGCTGCTATGCAATAGCAAAGTTGCTGCACGGGATGACCATCGGGGTGAAGCGGGGGCACGGCACATTGACAACACTTACGAACTGGAGCTTGACGAATATGATTCTGAGGCAGATTATGAGCTGAGGATCACTGCACGAAGTGAAGGCGGCGGGGAGTCGTATGGGAATGTTTATCTGTTTGCAAATTGA
- a CDS encoding Gfo/Idh/MocA family protein encodes MNGKMDRRSFIKANAGLVAGLSIPGLAGSAFGAAEDNDKPLRIGAVGTGNRCRYLMSVVLGLGGVEIPAVCDIDPKALAAAKKIVTNAGQPEPDGYTEPEDYKKLMDRDDLDAVIIGSPWDLHTPMSVYAMKAGKAVGCEVPIAYTMEECWELIETWEKTGTPCMQLENWSFRSDNLAVLNMIREGVFGTITHAHCAYSHDCIDHWYFERGTGDSRWGAKFLVEHNRAQYPTHQQGPVLSWMDIGCGDWYDTITSTATDQFAIHDYFKRNFPDHPNAKRKYKQGDIVTTVVKTKKGKSIVINFDMQSPRPYDNRWMVQGTRGIYNEQRNALYITGKSPRYHSWEPFPPYHEKYKHEWAKNAFGGHGGADGIMLTQFIKSLREKKPMPLHLYDGVLMAAIGPLSEMSIEKNNQPIEVPDFTRGKWKTRKPYFAM; translated from the coding sequence ATGAATGGAAAGATGGACAGACGCAGTTTTATCAAGGCGAATGCGGGGCTGGTTGCGGGCTTGAGTATACCCGGCTTGGCGGGTTCGGCATTTGGTGCGGCAGAAGATAATGACAAGCCCTTGCGTATCGGTGCTGTGGGTACGGGCAACCGTTGTCGATATTTGATGAGCGTGGTTCTTGGTCTGGGCGGTGTGGAGATACCGGCTGTGTGCGACATCGATCCGAAGGCGCTGGCGGCTGCGAAAAAGATCGTGACCAATGCGGGTCAGCCTGAGCCGGATGGGTATACGGAGCCGGAAGATTACAAAAAGCTGATGGATCGTGACGATCTGGATGCGGTGATAATAGGTTCGCCGTGGGATCTGCACACGCCGATGTCGGTGTACGCTATGAAGGCCGGCAAGGCGGTTGGCTGTGAGGTGCCAATCGCATATACGATGGAGGAATGCTGGGAGCTGATCGAGACGTGGGAGAAGACGGGTACGCCTTGCATGCAGCTCGAAAATTGGAGCTTTAGAAGTGACAACCTTGCTGTGCTGAACATGATCCGTGAGGGGGTGTTCGGGACGATCACGCACGCTCACTGTGCGTATTCGCATGACTGCATCGATCACTGGTACTTTGAGCGGGGGACCGGTGACAGCAGATGGGGTGCGAAGTTTCTTGTCGAACACAACCGGGCGCAGTATCCGACGCACCAGCAGGGACCTGTTCTGAGCTGGATGGACATTGGATGCGGCGACTGGTACGATACGATCACGTCGACGGCTACTGATCAGTTCGCGATACATGATTATTTCAAGCGGAACTTCCCGGACCATCCGAATGCTAAGCGAAAGTATAAACAGGGCGACATCGTGACGACTGTGGTGAAGACGAAAAAAGGCAAGTCGATCGTGATCAATTTCGACATGCAGTCGCCGCGGCCATACGATAACAGGTGGATGGTGCAGGGAACGCGGGGTATTTACAACGAGCAGCGAAATGCACTGTATATAACGGGCAAGAGTCCGCGGTATCACAGTTGGGAGCCATTTCCGCCTTACCACGAGAAATACAAGCATGAATGGGCGAAGAACGCATTCGGCGGACACGGCGGTGCGGACGGCATCATGCTGACGCAGTTTATAAAGTCGCTGCGCGAGAAGAAACCGATGCCGCTGCATTTGTATGACGGTGTTCTGATGGCGGCGATCGGGCCATTGTCTGAGATGTCGATAGAGAAGAACAATCAGCCGATCGAAGTCCCCGATTTTACGCGGGGCAAGTGGAAGACGCGAAAACCATATTTTGCAATGTAA
- a CDS encoding uroporphyrinogen decarboxylase family protein, producing the protein MKRYITGMDSNALSKRDNIVRAIRFDRPEYIPMTFHINEACWGHYPAEFLEELMAEHSFLFPAAKRKQARPELEQQVPERVGRPHVDPWGCKWETAMDGIVGTVTEHPLADWGAFESFIMPDPAVTDGKVGVDWGEISSSIEKAKAAGEFTVGGLIHGHTFQRMVDLRGYEDLLFDMFDGHADLQRLIEMVERFNAEIVQRYVDLGVDMMCYAEDLGMQSGPMVSPEMFKKYIGPVYERLMEPAREAGCIIHMHSDGCVRELVDELVRDGVEAVNIQDLVNGIDWIRDNLGGRVCVDLDIDRQEVTVHGSPGDIEKLIREEVTKLGSPQGGLMLIYGLYPGVPRENVRALADAMEKYAFHFSG; encoded by the coding sequence TTGAAGCGTTATATTACGGGCATGGATAGTAATGCGCTTTCAAAACGCGATAACATTGTGCGGGCGATCCGCTTTGATCGGCCCGAGTATATACCGATGACGTTCCATATCAATGAGGCGTGCTGGGGCCACTATCCGGCGGAATTTCTGGAAGAGCTTATGGCGGAGCATTCTTTTCTGTTCCCTGCGGCAAAGAGAAAGCAGGCTCGGCCGGAACTGGAGCAGCAGGTGCCGGAGCGTGTGGGTAGGCCGCATGTTGATCCGTGGGGCTGTAAGTGGGAGACGGCGATGGACGGGATCGTGGGAACTGTGACGGAGCATCCGCTGGCGGACTGGGGAGCGTTTGAGAGCTTTATTATGCCTGATCCGGCGGTGACGGACGGTAAGGTTGGGGTCGACTGGGGTGAGATCAGCAGCTCGATCGAGAAAGCGAAGGCTGCAGGTGAGTTCACGGTAGGCGGTCTTATTCATGGGCACACGTTCCAGCGGATGGTCGATCTGCGGGGTTATGAAGATCTGCTTTTTGATATGTTTGACGGTCATGCGGATCTGCAGAGGCTGATCGAAATGGTCGAGCGGTTCAATGCCGAGATAGTGCAGCGGTATGTCGATCTTGGTGTGGATATGATGTGTTATGCGGAAGATCTAGGCATGCAGAGCGGGCCGATGGTCTCGCCGGAGATGTTCAAAAAATATATCGGGCCTGTTTATGAGCGACTTATGGAGCCTGCGCGGGAAGCTGGATGTATTATCCATATGCATTCGGACGGCTGTGTTCGTGAGCTGGTTGATGAGCTCGTTCGCGATGGGGTGGAGGCGGTGAACATTCAGGATTTGGTGAACGGGATCGACTGGATACGGGACAATCTTGGGGGGCGTGTTTGCGTGGACCTGGATATAGATCGACAGGAGGTGACTGTGCACGGATCGCCGGGGGATATCGAGAAGCTGATACGTGAGGAAGTGACTAAACTCGGGTCGCCGCAGGGAGGGCTGATGTTGATATATGGGCTGTATCCGGGTGTGCCGCGAGAGAATGTGCGGGCGTTGGCGGATGCGATGGAGAAGTATGCGTTTCATTTCTCCGGCTGA
- a CDS encoding glycoside hydrolase family 2 TIM barrel-domain containing protein — protein sequence MHNNSIFVLLMLLFGCSVGIAQQDWENSEMIGQNKLAPHTTMVSYDSKEAALRQSCEESPFYLPLNGQWRFNWAAVPAERPAEFYKLDYNVSGWDMISVPSNWQLEGYGVPIYTNITYPFKVDPPRVTSEPDRSYTAYKNRNPVGSYRRTFQVPENWDRREVFIHFAGVKSAFYVWVNGKRVGYSQGSMLPAEFNVTEFVTSGENIVAVEVYRWSDGSYLEDQDMWRLSGIYRDVYLYSTPRLHIRDFYVRGDLTDDYTDGVLRVDAEVISYGEGKAEAPVLEAALYEKGSLGATLDVPAEPKKIFSVDIESDNGSFDPDETIKYEFSKTMKEPKQWSSETPNLYTLVLNLKNSDGETIEATSCDVGFRKVEIKGGELYVNGESVLLKGVNRHEHDPEHGRAVGTDLMIKDIKLMKQNNINAVRTSHYPNAPEWYRLCDQYGLYVMDECNVESHGISYGKEILPGSDPKWTKAVVDRMRRMVERDKNHPSVILWSLGNEAGHGDNFVKMVSAAKQIDSTRPFHYRQMNSAVDMDSQTYKTPAWIVKRAKSKPGRPFLLNEYAHAMGNSMGNLQEYWDAIEKYPCLIGGFIWDWVDQGLVKTSPSGEKYWAYGGDFGDVPNKENFCINGIVRPDRSPNPSLYEVKKVYEYIDVDSIDVRRGVFAVSNKYDFVDLSFLDVGWELSEDGEVIHKGKVPALSVPSNGSQEITVPFAKPAVKAGAEYWVKLTFRLANDASWADAGHVVSWEQFQVPFDAPKQRADIETMTELMLKETANDVIVSGVGFNLTIDKGTAALESYKYKGTELLVSPLRANFWRVPNDNDRGEGFEEKSIAWKKAGSDQEVIAISSSVIAGQIVRIDAKSRLPLDDTFCRYRYTVYGNGNVVVETELSIGENAPELPRLGMTTQMPKQFANVRWLGRGPHETYWDRRTSGAFGLYEADVSDLTHLYVRPQENGNRTDTRWLTLTDDQGLGLCIAGMDRLDFSAWPYTANELEEAEHVHELPMDGDITVNVDYRQRGVGGNNSWGLSPLKKYRLLEKQYDWRFRLCPIAEDMNVEMVRRQEFP from the coding sequence ATGCACAATAATTCGATATTTGTGTTGTTGATGCTGCTTTTTGGTTGTTCTGTGGGTATTGCTCAGCAGGACTGGGAAAATTCAGAAATGATCGGGCAAAACAAGCTTGCTCCACACACTACAATGGTTTCTTACGACTCGAAAGAGGCGGCACTGCGTCAATCCTGTGAAGAATCTCCTTTTTATTTGCCGCTGAATGGTCAATGGAGGTTCAACTGGGCGGCTGTACCGGCAGAACGGCCAGCGGAATTTTACAAACTTGATTACAACGTCAGCGGATGGGATATGATTTCCGTACCTTCTAACTGGCAGTTAGAAGGTTATGGTGTACCGATCTACACCAACATCACCTATCCTTTCAAGGTTGATCCTCCCCGTGTTACCAGTGAACCGGACCGCAGTTATACGGCATACAAGAACCGCAATCCTGTGGGCTCGTACCGCAGAACATTTCAGGTACCAGAGAACTGGGACAGACGAGAGGTTTTCATTCACTTTGCCGGTGTAAAGAGTGCGTTCTATGTCTGGGTAAACGGAAAGCGAGTGGGTTACAGTCAGGGGAGCATGCTGCCTGCAGAATTCAATGTTACCGAGTTTGTTACAAGCGGCGAAAACATTGTTGCGGTTGAAGTTTATCGCTGGTCGGACGGCAGCTATCTGGAAGATCAGGACATGTGGCGATTGTCGGGCATTTACAGAGATGTCTATCTTTATTCGACGCCGCGACTTCATATCAGGGACTTCTACGTTCGCGGTGATCTGACGGATGATTATACAGACGGCGTTTTACGAGTCGATGCCGAAGTTATCAGTTATGGCGAGGGCAAGGCCGAGGCGCCGGTGCTCGAAGCCGCTCTCTATGAAAAAGGGAGCCTTGGTGCGACGTTGGATGTTCCGGCTGAACCGAAGAAAATCTTCTCTGTCGATATTGAATCGGACAACGGCAGCTTTGATCCAGATGAAACAATAAAGTATGAGTTTTCCAAAACGATGAAGGAGCCGAAACAATGGTCTTCGGAAACGCCAAACCTTTACACGCTGGTTTTGAATTTGAAAAACAGCGATGGTGAGACGATCGAGGCGACAAGTTGTGATGTCGGTTTTCGCAAAGTAGAGATCAAGGGGGGCGAGCTTTATGTCAACGGGGAATCGGTTCTTCTCAAGGGTGTGAACCGTCACGAGCATGATCCTGAGCACGGCAGAGCTGTGGGAACTGATCTGATGATCAAGGATATCAAGCTGATGAAACAGAACAACATCAATGCTGTTCGTACATCACATTATCCCAATGCGCCGGAATGGTATCGTTTGTGTGACCAGTACGGACTGTATGTCATGGACGAATGCAATGTTGAGAGCCACGGCATATCTTACGGCAAGGAGATTCTGCCCGGCAGCGATCCTAAGTGGACCAAGGCGGTAGTTGACCGCATGAGACGTATGGTGGAGCGAGACAAGAATCATCCTTCGGTCATTCTCTGGTCGCTGGGTAACGAGGCAGGCCATGGTGACAATTTTGTCAAGATGGTCAGTGCCGCCAAGCAGATCGATAGCACGCGTCCTTTTCATTATCGTCAGATGAATAGTGCTGTGGACATGGACAGCCAGACCTACAAAACTCCGGCATGGATCGTCAAGCGGGCAAAGTCAAAACCTGGTCGTCCCTTCCTGCTGAATGAGTATGCACATGCGATGGGCAATTCGATGGGGAACCTTCAGGAGTACTGGGACGCCATAGAAAAGTATCCCTGTCTGATTGGCGGGTTCATATGGGATTGGGTTGATCAGGGGCTGGTTAAAACTTCACCCAGCGGTGAAAAATATTGGGCGTACGGCGGTGATTTTGGTGACGTGCCCAACAAAGAAAACTTCTGTATAAACGGTATTGTCCGGCCTGACCGGTCGCCGAATCCTTCGCTGTATGAAGTGAAGAAAGTGTATGAATATATTGACGTAGATTCGATCGATGTCAGAAGAGGTGTGTTCGCGGTCAGCAACAAGTATGATTTTGTTGATCTTAGCTTTCTGGACGTGGGCTGGGAGCTGTCTGAGGACGGCGAGGTCATCCATAAAGGCAAAGTGCCTGCGTTGTCGGTACCCAGTAACGGGTCGCAGGAGATAACGGTTCCATTTGCGAAGCCGGCAGTCAAAGCGGGAGCCGAGTACTGGGTCAAACTGACGTTCCGTTTAGCTAATGATGCATCCTGGGCAGATGCGGGACATGTTGTTTCATGGGAACAGTTTCAGGTTCCGTTCGATGCGCCGAAGCAGAGGGCGGATATTGAAACGATGACAGAGTTAATGCTGAAAGAAACGGCGAACGATGTTATCGTTTCGGGAGTCGGTTTTAATCTGACGATCGACAAGGGGACGGCAGCTTTAGAATCCTACAAATATAAAGGGACAGAACTGCTGGTGAGTCCATTGAGAGCGAATTTCTGGCGGGTACCTAATGATAATGATCGCGGAGAAGGTTTTGAAGAGAAGTCGATAGCATGGAAGAAGGCTGGGTCCGATCAGGAGGTAATTGCGATCAGTTCAAGCGTGATCGCTGGGCAAATAGTCCGTATCGATGCGAAGTCGCGTCTGCCGCTCGACGATACATTCTGTCGATATCGGTATACTGTTTACGGGAACGGAAATGTTGTCGTTGAGACCGAACTGAGTATCGGTGAGAATGCGCCGGAACTGCCTCGGTTGGGTATGACGACGCAGATGCCGAAACAGTTTGCGAATGTTCGCTGGCTGGGGCGGGGTCCTCACGAGACGTATTGGGATCGTAGGACTTCCGGAGCGTTCGGCCTGTATGAAGCGGATGTGAGTGACCTTACCCATCTATACGTGCGGCCGCAGGAGAACGGCAATAGGACGGATACGCGATGGTTGACGTTGACCGACGATCAGGGTTTAGGCCTGTGTATAGCCGGCATGGATCGGCTGGATTTCAGTGCATGGCCGTATACGGCGAACGAGCTGGAAGAGGCTGAGCATGTTCATGAGCTGCCGATGGACGGAGACATTACTGTCAATGTCGATTATCGCCAGCGAGGTGTCGGAGGCAATAACAGTTGGGGACTTTCACCCCTCAAGAAATATCGTCTGCTTGAGAAACAATACGACTGGCGATTCCGTCTTTGTCCGATTGCAGAAGATATGAATGTCGAGATGGTAAGGCGACAAGAATTTCCTTAG